A stretch of DNA from Methylomicrobium lacus LW14:
GGGTGACTGAGAATGTCAAGGAATTGGCCGTGCTCAACGGCTATGCGCCGGGAATTGACGATGAAACCCAGCTACCGCAGGTCGAGCGACAGCTGTATGCTGATCAGGATGGTCGAGAAGCTGGGCGCCTTCCCGTATAAGGGGTTGACTTGCGGGCTTAGCAGGCCGGAAACGGCCTCTGTGTGCCGGAAGTTTGAATATCCCGTTACGCCCGCGGGTTTAAAAAATGTTTCCGCCGGTGATTATGAAGCCTTGAATCTCGCCGCTTCTTCGGAGCCTTTGGTAACGTTGCCTTTGCTGTAGGAATGCTCTCCTGTGCCGGCGAGTTTGCCGCCCTCGACGATCAGATATTCATTACGAATCGGGCGGCCTTCAAACCAGCATTCCAGGACTTCCCGAACGCCCGCAGCATAACGCGCTTGCGCCGATAAACTGGTTCCCGAGACATGCGGCGTCATCCCGTGATGCGGCATGGTCCGCCACGGATGATCCTGCGGCGCAGGTTGCGGAAACCAGACGTCCCCCGCATAGCCGGCCAATTGACCACTTTCAAGAGCGCGGGCAATTGCATCGCGGTCGCAAATCTTGCCGCGAGCGGTGTTGATCAGATACGCACCGCGTTTCATCTTGCCGATCAGCTTATCGTCGAACATGTGTTCGGTTTCCGGATGCAGTGGACAGTTAATCGTAACCACATCGCATACGCGAATCAGCGACTCAACATCGGGATGATAAGTGACGTTCAGTTCTTTTTCGACTTCCGCAGGCAATCTGTGCCGGTCGGTATAATGCAGTTTGACATCAAACGGTTTTAATCTCCTGAGCACTCCCAGACCGATGCGTCCGGCAGCGATAGTGCCCACTTCCATGCCTTCGAGGTCATAAGACCGCGAGACGCAATCGGCGATATTCCATCCGCCTTTTATCACCCATTGATAGGACGGGATGTAATTACGTACCAAACTCAGTATCATCATGACGACATGCTCGGCCACGCTGATGCTGTTACAGTAGGTAATTTCCGCAACGGTAATGCCCCGATCGATTGCGGCCTGCAAATCGACATGGTCGGAACCGATGCCGGCGGTCAGCGCCAATTTTAGCTTGGGCGCTTTGGCCATTCTTTCGGCGGTCAGATAGGCTGGCCAAAAGGGTTGGGAAATGACGATTTCGGCATCGTGCAGCTCTTTTTCAAATACGCTGTTCGGACCGTCCTTGTCGGAAGTCACGACCAATGTATGTCCGAGATCTTCAAGAAATTTTCTCAACCCCAGTTCGCCGGAGACGCTTCCCAGAAGATCGCCGGGTTTAAAATCGATGGCCTCAGGCGTGGGAGTCGTCTGGCCGTCGGGATAAACGGTCAGCTTTGGAATGGAATCGCGCGGATAGGATTTCGGATAGCCGTCGATAGGATCGTCATACAGGACACAAATTATTTTTGCCATGTTGTCCTCCTTTGCTAATTGATAGGTAGTCAAATAATGGAATTATTGGCTGTTCTTTCTTCCTTCAGTGGATTGCTGTTATCTTAAATAAAATGTTGAATCGTATTGATTCTTCCTAATTATTACCTTGACAGATAGTTGGACTGAAATTAACTGGAATCTATCCCCAACAGGTATTGAATCTTTCTTGCGCTAGGAGCTTAGCGCAGTTTCGCGCACGCAAACCCACATTTTTCAAGGTGACGGCGGAACGCATTAAGAGCGGGATGCTATTTTTTCGCTCGAAGAAAACTTTGTAACTGCCCCCTCTGTCAGAATAGTTGTCGCCTCAATTTCTAATTTTGTACCCCGTCTTAAACACCCACCATACAAAAGTCAGACAGATGATGAGAAAGCCAAACGTCATGCCAATACTCACGGCGATATGCACGTCAGCCATGCCGTAGAAGCTCCAGCGAAAGCCGCTAATCAGATACACCACCGGATTGAACAGAGTGATCTTCTGCCACAAGGGGGGCAACATATTGATCGAATAGAACGCGCCGCCCAGAAATGTGAGCGGGGTGACGACCAACATCGGTACCACCTGGAGTTTTTGAAAATTATCGGCCCACAGGCCGATAATAAAGCCAAACAGACTGAAAGTCACAGCCGTGAGCAAGAGAAAGGCGACCATCCACAAGGGATGGGCAATCTCGTAAGGCACAAAAATGCGCGCCGTCCCCATAATGAGTAGGCCCAACATCACCGACTTGGTCGCCGCTGCTCCCACATAACCCATCAGCACTTCGACCCACGAAACCGGTGCCGATAGCAGCTCATAGATCGTGCCCGCCCACTTGGGCATATAAATGCCGAAAGAGGCATTGGAGATGCTTTCGTTCAATAAATTCAGCATGACCAGCCCCGGGATGATGAAGGCACCATAACTGACGCTGTCGATGTCGCCCATGCGCGAACCGATGGCTTTGCCGAATACGATGAAGTACAGCGAAGTGGTCAGCACCGGCGCGACGATACTTTCCGCCAACGTACGAAAGGTGCGTGCCATTTCAAAATGGTAAATGGCGCGAATGCCATAGAGGTTCATGCCTGCTCCTTCTTGGACTGATGCACCAGACCGACGAAGATGTCCTCCAGTGAACTCTCGCTGGAGCGCAAGTCTTTGAAGTCGATGCCGTGTTCATTTAGCGTACGCAGCAGCGTAGCGATACCGCTTTCTTCTTCCTGGGCGTCGAAGCTATAAATCAGGGCGTGTCCGTCGTCGGAGAGCGTTAACGACCAAGCGTTTAGCTCGGCTGGGATGCTGGACATGGGCTGCCGCAAAGTCAGGGTGAGCTGCTTTTTGCCGAGCTTGCGCATCAGTACCTCTTTGTCTTCAACAACGATCAGTTCACCTTTGTTGATGACGCCGATGCGGTCTGCCATGTCTTCGGCTTCCTCGATGTAATGGGTGGTCAGAATGATCGTGGTACCCTGTGCACGCAGCTCGCGCACCATGCGCCACATGTCGTGTCGTAACTCCACATCCACGCCGGCACTCGGCTCATCAAGAAACAATATCGTTGGCTCATGGGCGAGGGCCTTGGCAATCAGCACTCGGCGTTTCATGCCGCCAGAGAGCGTCATGATTTTCGCGTTGCGCTTGTCCCACAGGGACAGATCGCGTAGTACTTTTTCCAGGTAGACTGCATCGGGCGCCTTACCGAACAGCCCCCGGCTGAATTTGATCGTGGCCCAGACCGACTCAAACGCGTCCGTATTCAGTTCCTGCGGCACCAGGCCGATGGCTGCCCGCGCCGCGCGGAAGTCTCGCACGGTGTCGTGACCGTCGGCGATGATGGTTCCGGAAGTGGCATTGACGATGCCGCAGACGAGGCTAATCAGTGTCGTCTTGCCTGCACCATTGGGTCCGAGCAAGGCGAATATCTCGCCGCGTTTGATATCCAGGTTGATGTTTTTGAGCGCTTGGAAACCGCCGGCATACCTCTTGTTAACGCCGCGTACGAAGATGATGGGGATGGCGTTATCGGCGTTCATGGTCGCGGATGTGGGCATTTTTTTCATGGATGAAGGTAAATTCCAGAATCTATTGCCTAAAGTGGTCATAGACGCTACCGACCCGTTGCTACCGTTGAGGATTAGAATAATCGAGCGTCCGGTTCCTACCACGGAGCGGCCATTCTCCTTAAAAACAAGTAAACCGCAGTCTGTCGCCTTTTATTTTAACTGGACTGGCATAATCCAATCCGAGGGCGCCAGGCAGGTAGTATCCTTGCAGGCCTGGGCGCGGACGAGCAGGCGGAGATTTTCTGCGCCGCCCGGAAGCGTCACTTGCACCGGAATACTTATCTTCCCTTCATAGACTTTAATGTCACCCAATGGCGTGGTTATGGCGCTCGCATCGGGGTAGGCAGGCTTTGCTTCCGTCTTGCCGGAGTCCTCGCGGACATCGACAGAAGTGGGAATCAGGAAATCGAGGCTAGCCGGATTGGCATTGATATGCCAGCCCTCGGCAATATCCAGTACCACCGTGACAGTGAGGCAATTTCCCTCGCGCTTGGGTTCCGAGGCGCTGACCTGCACATGCGCTTTGGTTTCCATCGCCTCCTGTAGGGTAGCTGTTTCAACCGGTTGTTGTGTTGCCTTCGCTGCCGGTGTCAGATGATTCAGCCGAAGAAGCGCATGCATCATGTGCGTATAGCCTCTCGGGTCCTTTTTAATGGCCTGCCCGAAAGCCTTAAGCAGCGCCTCGGTCTGTTGCTTCCACTCTGCATTGCCCGTGATTTCATAAAGATCGAGCAATGCGTGCGCCATCACCGCGTTGCCGGAAGGAAGGGCCGAGTCCACGGCATTCTTCATGCGCACCAACAGCTGCTCGCTGCCATCGGTGAAATAATAGCCGCCATGCTCCCGATCCCAAAACAGCTTCTTGGCCTGCGCCACCAGTTCCTCGGCGGCTTGCAGGTATGTGTCCGCCTTGGTCGCGCGATAGGTGGATACCAGCCCCTGAATCATGAAGGCATAATCCTCGAAATAGGCCGCGATTTCAGCTTTTCCGTCACGCCATGTACGATACAGCGTGCCGTCTTGTTTTCGCAAATTTGCCAGAAGAAAATCGGCGGCACGACGGGCGGCCTGGATATATTCCGCCCTCCCCATGCATTGCCCGGCGCGGGCGAACGCGTCGATCATCAGTCCGTTCCACGCCGTGATGATTTTATTGTCAAGGTGCGGCAAAAGGCGCTTGCCCCGTGCTTTGCGTAGCGCGCTCATCACGGCCTGCTGTTTCTTGACCATCTCCTCATAGGACAGGCCTGCCGCCGTCGCAATCTCGGAAAGCGGCTGTTTTAGAAACAGCACCATGCCGTCCGTATGCTTGTGGCCGGGAATCTCGGGAATTTCCGCTAACCCGTAATGTTTCGCCAACCAGGCATAGGATTCCTTATCCAAGGCATCATGCAACTCCGCATCCGTCCAGGCGTAATACGCGCCTTCCACGGCGTCGGTCTCGGCATCCAGCGCAGAGTAGAAGCCGCCGTCCTTGAGCGTCATCTGCCGCAACGTGAAAGCGAAAATGCCTTCGGCGACTGCGCGACTTTCGGGAATATTGGAAAGCGCGTAAAGCTCCGTGTAGGCGCGTGCCAGCAGCGCCTGGTTATAAAGCATCTTCTCGAAATGCGGGATACGCCACTGCGCATCGGTGGCGTAGCGATGGAATCCGCCGCCGACAGCGTCATAAATGCCGCCTTGCGCCATCGATTCCAGCGTGCCGCGCACCATATGCAGCGCTACGTCATTGTGGGTCAAGCGGTAAGTGTCGAGTAGAAATAGCAGCGCGGCCTCATTCGGAAATTTCGGCGCCTGATAAAAACCGCCGAACCGATTGTCGTAGTAATCGCCATAATGCTGGAGCAACGCTTCGATTGTCGGCTGTTCGGGAAG
This window harbors:
- a CDS encoding NAD-dependent formate dehydrogenase, with translation MAKIICVLYDDPIDGYPKSYPRDSIPKLTVYPDGQTTPTPEAIDFKPGDLLGSVSGELGLRKFLEDLGHTLVVTSDKDGPNSVFEKELHDAEIVISQPFWPAYLTAERMAKAPKLKLALTAGIGSDHVDLQAAIDRGITVAEITYCNSISVAEHVVMMILSLVRNYIPSYQWVIKGGWNIADCVSRSYDLEGMEVGTIAAGRIGLGVLRRLKPFDVKLHYTDRHRLPAEVEKELNVTYHPDVESLIRVCDVVTINCPLHPETEHMFDDKLIGKMKRGAYLINTARGKICDRDAIARALESGQLAGYAGDVWFPQPAPQDHPWRTMPHHGMTPHVSGTSLSAQARYAAGVREVLECWFEGRPIRNEYLIVEGGKLAGTGEHSYSKGNVTKGSEEAARFKAS
- a CDS encoding ABC transporter ATP-binding protein, which codes for MNADNAIPIIFVRGVNKRYAGGFQALKNINLDIKRGEIFALLGPNGAGKTTLISLVCGIVNATSGTIIADGHDTVRDFRAARAAIGLVPQELNTDAFESVWATIKFSRGLFGKAPDAVYLEKVLRDLSLWDKRNAKIMTLSGGMKRRVLIAKALAHEPTILFLDEPSAGVDVELRHDMWRMVRELRAQGTTIILTTHYIEEAEDMADRIGVINKGELIVVEDKEVLMRKLGKKQLTLTLRQPMSSIPAELNAWSLTLSDDGHALIYSFDAQEEESGIATLLRTLNEHGIDFKDLRSSESSLEDIFVGLVHQSKKEQA
- a CDS encoding ABC transporter permease; this encodes MNLYGIRAIYHFEMARTFRTLAESIVAPVLTTSLYFIVFGKAIGSRMGDIDSVSYGAFIIPGLVMLNLLNESISNASFGIYMPKWAGTIYELLSAPVSWVEVLMGYVGAAATKSVMLGLLIMGTARIFVPYEIAHPLWMVAFLLLTAVTFSLFGFIIGLWADNFQKLQVVPMLVVTPLTFLGGAFYSINMLPPLWQKITLFNPVVYLISGFRWSFYGMADVHIAVSIGMTFGFLIICLTFVWWVFKTGYKIRN
- a CDS encoding DUF255 domain-containing protein — encoded protein: MFYSHISNALIFLLDGILTFSLSVPASANRLIDSSSPYLLQHAHNPVDWYPWGEEAFAKARKENKPILLSIGYSTCYWCHVMEREIFENPDIARLMNESIVSIKIDREQRPDVDDIYMTAAQIMTHGGGGWPNNVFVTPDLKPFFAGTYFPPAVFTSVIQQIHDRWAQDQAGITALADRLAGAIIQIKQQENDAASILPEQPTIEALLQHYGDYYDNRFGGFYQAPKFPNEAALLFLLDTYRLTHNDVALHMVRGTLESMAQGGIYDAVGGGFHRYATDAQWRIPHFEKMLYNQALLARAYTELYALSNIPESRAVAEGIFAFTLRQMTLKDGGFYSALDAETDAVEGAYYAWTDAELHDALDKESYAWLAKHYGLAEIPEIPGHKHTDGMVLFLKQPLSEIATAAGLSYEEMVKKQQAVMSALRKARGKRLLPHLDNKIITAWNGLMIDAFARAGQCMGRAEYIQAARRAADFLLANLRKQDGTLYRTWRDGKAEIAAYFEDYAFMIQGLVSTYRATKADTYLQAAEELVAQAKKLFWDREHGGYYFTDGSEQLLVRMKNAVDSALPSGNAVMAHALLDLYEITGNAEWKQQTEALLKAFGQAIKKDPRGYTHMMHALLRLNHLTPAAKATQQPVETATLQEAMETKAHVQVSASEPKREGNCLTVTVVLDIAEGWHINANPASLDFLIPTSVDVREDSGKTEAKPAYPDASAITTPLGDIKVYEGKISIPVQVTLPGGAENLRLLVRAQACKDTTCLAPSDWIMPVQLK